A portion of the Pectobacterium brasiliense genome contains these proteins:
- a CDS encoding mannosyl-3-phosphoglycerate phosphatase-related protein, protein MQTRNTKLIIFSDLDGSLLDHETYRWDAAQPWLTLLANEAIPLIITTSKTAAEVEPLRRALGLEPYPYIAENGAIAVLPPTWQSHPDYPRKRIGAGYSVIRTQLESLRASGFRFKGFGDMSSTEIAEMTGLDAQDAQRAQQREATEPLLWLDEQNALPRFCQLLAEAGLALTQGGRFYHAMSAQTSKGFMLNWIKTQYIEKYGTDVKTLGLGDGPNDISLLCAVDYAVLIKGKGNQMVNLPESYSGEQYCTQKSGPQGWSEGLDHFIGNEYFSARHSHKRVWGA, encoded by the coding sequence ATGCAAACGCGTAATACGAAACTGATTATTTTCAGCGATCTCGATGGATCGTTGCTCGATCATGAGACTTATCGGTGGGATGCCGCGCAACCGTGGCTGACGCTGCTAGCGAACGAAGCAATTCCGTTGATTATCACCACCAGTAAAACGGCGGCTGAAGTTGAGCCCTTACGGCGTGCGCTCGGGCTGGAACCGTACCCCTATATTGCGGAAAACGGTGCCATTGCCGTGCTGCCGCCAACATGGCAATCACATCCTGATTATCCAAGGAAGAGAATTGGTGCAGGGTATTCCGTTATCCGCACTCAGCTGGAATCGCTGCGCGCATCCGGTTTCCGCTTCAAAGGCTTTGGCGATATGAGCAGTACGGAAATAGCAGAGATGACGGGATTAGACGCGCAAGACGCCCAGCGGGCGCAGCAGCGAGAAGCCACTGAACCGCTGCTGTGGTTGGATGAGCAAAATGCCCTACCGCGTTTTTGCCAGTTATTGGCAGAGGCGGGTCTGGCTCTGACCCAAGGTGGTCGCTTTTATCACGCCATGAGTGCCCAAACGAGTAAGGGATTTATGCTTAACTGGATAAAAACACAGTACATCGAGAAATACGGTACTGACGTCAAAACGCTTGGGCTGGGCGACGGTCCGAACGATATATCTCTGTTATGCGCAGTAGACTATGCCGTATTAATTAAAGGAAAGGGAAATCAAATGGTTAACCTGCCTGAGTCGTACAGCGGCGAGCAATATTGCACGCAGAAGTCAGGGCCTCAAGGCTGGAGTGAAGGACTGGATCATTTTATTGGCAACGAGTATTTCTCGGCACGACATAGCCACAAGAGAGTATGGGGAGCATAG